From Camelina sativa cultivar DH55 chromosome 20, Cs, whole genome shotgun sequence, the proteins below share one genomic window:
- the LOC104771273 gene encoding uncharacterized protein LOC104771273: MGKIFDLKIFFHGFLLRGGYDYVFSPLFRFDWSDWALFQGFRSLVFWDLRATSAGFSVSFLGGSVDWFRVRVSGYQGCFYCGIAFSSPLGFVAVTDGLFRSSEAHYKLVSSPVDILHPLSLSLNSFSKYQWVSVGCSRVFCLFGSGGLVFLALSLEVMSQSGLLKAAMNGSSSGSEGKLKIRVPQFDNSALIEGYAKTLIGRCMNPAMQDMKALLFMLPRIWKLEERVVGADLGLGRFQFDFDQEEDIHEVLKLEPYHFDHWMLSLVRWEPVVDSRYPSSLKFWIRVMGVPLHFWADETFRSIGSDLGEVEEVDLDNGRVRVVLDGFKPLVFDASVEFHSGEETTVSLRYERLYGYCRRCNSLCHDVSRCPLLGGNGKQKLEDRLEPRQDDKLQSYKGAMVNGGNPGNASGSNGDSSGGSHQASLAGYGRGAGSHPVNHRYKQGFGNKARKGRKDFNSRERSVRQDRNTPLVSAPVSSSQVAVSGDGLNLLNSSEVGLHFSDNEQKMLDAFLGSNVEVVVAPEGPLVDEEPVTVQGTTQRVCKNLFPASGEASTMGSGSMELSQQEVLFSDALGEFLDHEFSIRDNQPQGVMNTILEENGGVSEVSHEEDALLSNEVVHSAEEGNIVVAGSDQDSAGMLSEAAEGSSEDKSHGEEVGDMVQPPRPKLAKGKGVLPGVSLKKRNMLSLTSPRKKVATKGVGLQGRAGSHQGGKPPGSSAN, translated from the coding sequence ATGGGGAAAATATTCGATCTCAAAATCTTTTTCCATGGGTTTCTTCTACGCGGTGGTTATGACTACGTCTTCTCGCCTTTGTTTCGGTTTGATTGGAGTGATTGGGCTTTATTTCAGGGATTTAGGAGTCTGGTCTTCTGGGATCTGCGGGCAACATCTGCGGGATTCTCAGTTTCCTTTTTGGGCGGCTCAGTGGATTGGTTTCGGGTTCGCGTATCTGGATATCAAGGCTGTTTTTATTGTGGAATTGCgttttcttctcctcttggGTTTGTAGCAGTTACTGATGGTTTGTTTAGGTCTTCTGAGGCTCATTATAAATTGGTCTCCAGTCCTGTGGATATCCTTCATCCTCTATCGCTTTCTCTCAATTCCTTTTCAAAGTATCAGTGGGTTTCTGTTGGGTGTTCCCGagtgttttgtctttttggttCCGGTGGGCTCGTGTTTCTTGCTCTTTCCTTGGAAGTCATGTCTCAGAGTGGGTTGTTGAAAGCGGCTATGAATGGTAGCTCTTCGGGGTCCGAGGGGAAGCTTAAGATCAGGGTTCCACAGTTTGACAACTCTGCGTTGATTGAGGGTTATGCTAAGACCTTAATTGGCAGATGCATGAATCCCGCAATGCAGGATATGAAGGCGCTGTTGTTTATGCTCCCGCGGATTTGGAAGCTTGAGGAGAGGGTGGTTGGTGCTGATCTAGGTCTGGGTCGTTTTCAGTTTGACTTTGATCAAGAAGAGGATATTCACGAGGTCCTGAAGTTAGAGCCGTATCATTTTGATCATTGGATGCTTTCTTTGGTCCGATGGGAGCCAGTGGTGGATTCACGGTACCCTTCTAGTCTCAAATTCTGGATTCGTGTGATGGGAGTTCCCTTACACTTTTGGGCAGATGAGACCTTCCGTAGTATAGGTTCTGATTTGGGCGAGGTAGAGGAGGTGGATCTCGACAATGGTAGGGTTAGGGTTGTTTTGGATGGTTTCAAGCCTCTGGTGTTTGATGCCTCGGTCGAATTTCATAGTGGGGAGGAGACGACTGTGTCCTTACGGTATGAGCGTTTATATGGATACTGTCGAAGGTGCAATAGTCTTTGTCATGATGTTTCACGGTGCCCACTCTTGGGTGGTAATGGGAAGCAGAAGCTGGAAGATAGGTTAGAGCCTCGGCAAGATGACAAGCTTCAGAGTTACAAGGGGGCCATGGTCAATGGGGGAAACCCTGGGAATGCTTCAGGCTCCAATGGAGATAGTTCAGGGGGGTCTCACCAAGCCTCTCTTGCAGGATATGGTCGTGGTGCAGGATCTCACCCTGTTAATCATCGGTACAAGCAGGGATTTGGAAACAAGGCAAGGAAGGGTAGAAAGGATTTTAATTCTCGGGAGAGGTCAGTGAGGCAGGATAGAAACACGCCTTTGGTTTCTGCTCCTGTCTCAAGTTCTCAGGTTGCAGTCTCGGGAGATGGACTAAATCTGCTAAACTCCAGTGAGGTGGGACTCCACTTCTCTGATAATGAGCAGAAGATGCTTGATGCCTTCTTGGGATCCAATGTGGAGGTTGTTGTGGCTCCGGAGGGTCCGCTGGTTGATGAGGAGCCTGTCACTGTGCAAGGTACTACTCAGAGAGTGTGTAAGAACTTGTTTCCCGCTTCTGGGGAAGCAAGTACCATGGGTTCGGGTTCTATGGAGCTGTCGCAGCAGGAGGTTTTGTTCTCGGATGCTTTAGGTGAGTTCTTGGATCACGAGTTCTCTATTAGGGACAACCAGCCCCAGGGTGTTATGAACACGATTCTGGAAGAGAATGGTGGTGTGTCTGAGGTGTCTCATGAAGAGGATGCACTATTATCGAATGAGGTGGTGCATTCTGCAGAGGAGGGAAACATTGTGGTGGCTGGCTCTGATCAAGATTCAGCTGGGATGCTTAGCGAGGCTGCAGAGGGCTCCTCTGAGGATAAGTCACACGGTGAGGAAGTTGGGGACATGGTTCAACCTCCTCGGCCCAAGCTGGCTAAGGGTAAGGGTGTTCTACCGGGGGTTAGCCTTAAGAAGAGGAATATGCTTTCCTTAACTTCACCACGTAAGAAGGTGGCCACCAAGGGTGTTGGACTGCAGGGGCGAGCCGGTTCTCACCAGGGAGGAAAGCCTCCAGGCTCTTCAGCTAATTGA